The genomic interval TCTTCGCCGAGGATGCCGAGAAGGTCTATGCCAAGAGCGGCCAGAAAGCCGTCCTGGTACGTATCGAGACCTCGCCCGAGGACCTCAAGGGCATGTTGGACGCCGCAGGTATCCTGACCGCACGCGGAGGTATGACCTCCCACGCCGCCGTCGTGGCCCGCGGTATGGGCAAGTGCTGCGTATCGGGTGCCGGAGAGTTGCAGATCGACTACAAGGCCCGCACCATTCAGGTCAACGGTTTTACCGTCAAGGAGGGCGACTGGATCTCGCTCAACGGTTCGACCGGCGAAGTCTATCTGGGTCAGGTAGCCACGAAGGCCGCCGATTTGAGCGGCGACTTCGGCAAGCTGATGGAGCTGGCTGCCAAATACTCGGTACTGAAGGTCCGCGCAAACGCCGACACCCCGAAGGATGCCGCACAGGCATTCGAGTTCGGGGCCGAAGGTATCGGTCTCTGCCGCACCGAGCACATGTTCTTCGAGGGTGACCGCATCAAGGCCATCCGCGAGATGATCCTCGCCGACGACGAGGCAGGACGCCGCGTGGCCCTGGCCAAGCTGCTCCCGATGCAGCGCGGCGACTTCGAGGGGCTCTTCAAGGCCATGAACGGATATCCCGTGACGGTGCGCCTTTTGGACCCGCCCCTGCACGAGTTCGTGCCCCACGATGAGAAGGGTCAGAAGGAGATGGCCGAGGAGATGGGCGTTTCGCTGCAGAAGATCGTCGCCAAGGTCGAGGCGCTTGCCGAGTTCAACCCGATGCTCGGCCACCGCGGCTGCCGCCTGGGCAACACCTACCCGGAAATCACCGAAATGCAGGCCCGCGCCATCATCGAGGCCGCCATGAACGTCAAGGCAACGGGCATTCCCGTACACGTCGAAATCATGGTCCCGCTGGTCGGAAACCACAAGGAGCTCCGCTACCAGAAGAACATCATCGACTCGACCGCCGAGCAGGTCTTCACCGAGCGAAACGACAAGATCGACTACATGGTCGGCACGATGATCGAGGTGCCGCGCGCCGCCGTCACCGCCAACCAGATCGCCGAAGTTGCCGAGTTCTTCTCGTTCGGTACCAACGACCTCACGCAGATGACCCTCGGATTCTCGCGCGACGACATCGGCAAGTTCCTCCCCATCTATCTGGAGAAGGGCATCCTGAAGAACGACCCGTTCCAGATCCTCGACCGAAACGGCGTGGGACAGCTGATCCGCGAAGCCGTCTTCAAGGGACGCGGCACGCGCCCCACGCTCAAGTGCGGAATCTGCGGCGAGCACGGTGGGGAACCTTCGTCCGTGGAGTTCTGCCACTACGCAGGTCTCAACTATGTGAGCTGTTCGCCCTTCCGCGTGCCCATCGCCCGCCTGGCCGCCGCTCACGCCGCCCTCAACCAGAAGTAATCCGGGCTCTGCTCGTCGTTCGGAAAACCCGCAGTTTACGCTGCGGGTTTTTCTTTCGGTTGACAAAACAGCAGGATTCGTTGATTTTTCTTGGCAGAAAGTCGGATTTTTTTTATTTTTGTATATTGGTAAACTTTTGGACGACATGTTCAACAAAAACTACGGGAATATGAAAAAGATTCTTCTTTCGGCGATCGCCGCGCTGTTCGCGGTAACGGCTGCTTCGGCTCAGGATGCAGGAAATTGGGCAGTAGGCCCCCGCATGAACATCTACACCAATACGGGTGAAACCGTTGTCGGCCTGGGAGCTTACGGCCGCTACAACTTCGATGGCAACTGGCGCATCGAGCCTTCAGTCATGGCTCTGCTGCACGAAGGTTGCTCGCTCGACATCAGTTGCGATGCCCAGTATGTCTTTCATGTGGGAAGCGGATGGCATCTTTACCCTGCTGCCGGTCTGACGGTCAATGACATCGGCCGCTGGGCCGCCGGTCTCAACATCGGAGGAGGATTCGACGTCGAGGTTGCACAGAATTGGGATATTTCCGCCGGATTGAAATGGCAGCCCATGTTCGACGACATTCGTCCGAATCCCGTCGTCATCAGCGTCGGCGCCAGCTACAAATTCTGACCCAAGAAGGGGGGGGGTGAGAGAGAGTGTGTGTGTGAGTGAGTAAGAGAGAGAAGAGTGAGTGAGTGAGTGAGTGAGTGAGGAGAGAGTGTGTGAAAAATCAGGCTCGCTTCCTTTGCCGAGCCGACCGGGTCCCCTCAAAGGGAAGCCCTCCCTGCCCCGAAAACATAAAAAACGTCTTCCGAATGGAAGACGTTTTTTTATGACAGAGAGCAACCAGGAAAGCCCGGAGAAATGCGGCACGCATCCGGATATGGCATCAGGGAACAGGCTCAACGCGCCTCGTTCACGCGGATCATTTCGAAGATCCGGTAGCCGATCGGGGCATACGACCGCCATGCGGAGCGTTTGGCCCGATAGGTCCACGGCTGCCCGTCAATATAGAGCGTTACAACGGGCAGATGTGTCTCGTCGAAGAACCCGCAGAGTTGCGAAGCGTCCAAATCGAACGTATAGCGGTGTTTCCAGTCCCGCTTCCCGGGTTCGAGGTAGAGTTTCTCAACCGGGCCCGCCAGCACCACCCCGCCCGAGACA from uncultured Alistipes sp. carries:
- the ppdK gene encoding pyruvate, phosphate dikinase, which codes for MADVKRVYTFGNKEAEGNGKMRELLGGKGANLAEMNLIGIPVPPGFTITTEVCTEYYSHGKEAVIKLLKPEVEKAMTNIEKLTGMKFGDKEMPLLVSVRSGARASMPGMMDTILNLGMNDQAVEAVAKRTGNPRFAWDSYRRFVQMYGDVVLGMKPVSKEDHDPFEEIIDTLKEKRGVKNDTDLTTDDLKELVKEFKAAVKKQTGEEFPTNPWDQLWGAICAVFGSWMNERAILYRKLNNIPAEWGTAVSVQAMVFGNMGNNSATGVAFSRDAATGENIFNGEYLINAQGEDVVAGIRTPQQITIEGSKRWAKAQNISEEERKSKYPSLEEVMPEVYKELNEIQHHLEQYFTDMQDIEFTIQDGKLWMLQCRNGKRTGAAMVKIAMDMLREGLIDEKTAVLRCEPAKLDELLHPVFDKKAIATAQVITKGLPASPGAATGPVVFFAEDAEKVYAKSGQKAVLVRIETSPEDLKGMLDAAGILTARGGMTSHAAVVARGMGKCCVSGAGELQIDYKARTIQVNGFTVKEGDWISLNGSTGEVYLGQVATKAADLSGDFGKLMELAAKYSVLKVRANADTPKDAAQAFEFGAEGIGLCRTEHMFFEGDRIKAIREMILADDEAGRRVALAKLLPMQRGDFEGLFKAMNGYPVTVRLLDPPLHEFVPHDEKGQKEMAEEMGVSLQKIVAKVEALAEFNPMLGHRGCRLGNTYPEITEMQARAIIEAAMNVKATGIPVHVEIMVPLVGNHKELRYQKNIIDSTAEQVFTERNDKIDYMVGTMIEVPRAAVTANQIAEVAEFFSFGTNDLTQMTLGFSRDDIGKFLPIYLEKGILKNDPFQILDRNGVGQLIREAVFKGRGTRPTLKCGICGEHGGEPSSVEFCHYAGLNYVSCSPFRVPIARLAAAHAALNQK
- a CDS encoding outer membrane beta-barrel protein, with translation MKKILLSAIAALFAVTAASAQDAGNWAVGPRMNIYTNTGETVVGLGAYGRYNFDGNWRIEPSVMALLHEGCSLDISCDAQYVFHVGSGWHLYPAAGLTVNDIGRWAAGLNIGGGFDVEVAQNWDISAGLKWQPMFDDIRPNPVVISVGASYKF